One Brassica napus cultivar Da-Ae chromosome C2, Da-Ae, whole genome shotgun sequence DNA window includes the following coding sequences:
- the LOC106414330 gene encoding calcium uniporter protein 4, mitochondrial-like — protein MALRRAITKRLIDGYKCVRPSNTKILRHYMTSSNLTDPITAIRIESVSPPRREEATAVTGLSVSETKKLLRMYQMEKVKARLREIPKNSVSYWEFVQICCETCGNNDEQGSQMAQSLDHAGSVVVLGDIVFLHPHQIAMSMAAMIHQTSALPNDPRKEELAQLETTKKCIDIRARRIVQAELYCGLGLLAAQTVGFMRLTFWELSWDVMEPICFFVTSLHFLLGYYFFLRTSTEPSFEGFYQQRFNTKQKKLMESHGFDFLRYTELNSLFTPLACKSEVSTV, from the exons ATGGCGCTTCGCAGAGCTATCACCAAGCGTCTCATCGACGGTTACAAATGCGTTCGACCATCGAACACGAAGATCCTCCGTCATTACATGACCTCATCGAATCTTACGGATCCTATCACGGCGATCCGCATCGAGTCCGTTAGTCCTCCTAGAAGGGAGGAAGCAACGGCTGTGACGGGTTTATCAGTGAGTGAGACCAAAAAGTTGTTGAGAATGTATCAAATGGAGAAGGTGAAAGCTAGACTCAGAGAGATTCCAAAGAACTCTGTTTCGTATTGGGAGTTTGTTCAAATCTGTTGTGAGACCTGTGGGAACAACGACGAGCAAGGTTCTCAAATGGCTCAGTCTTTGGATCATGCTGGAAGCGTCGTCGTTTTAGGAGACATCGTTTTCCTTCATCCTCATCAG ATAGCCATGTCTATGGCGGCAATGATCCACCAAACATCAGCACTTCCAAACGATCCAAGAAAAGAAGAGTTAGCTCAGCTTGAGACTACAAAGAAGTGTATTGACATAAGGGCACGACGTATAGTCCAGGCAGAGTTATATTGCGGTCTGGGACTCCTAGCAGCGCAAACGGTTGGCTTTATGCGTCTTACCTTCTGGGAACTAAGCTGGGATGTGATGGAACCTATTTGCTTCTTTGTCACATCCCTTCATTTCCTCCTTGGTTACTACTTCTTTCTTCGGACTTCGACAGAACCATCTTTTGAAGGGTTTTATCAACAACGGTTTAACACCAAACAGAAGAAGCTTATGGAGAGCCATGGGTTTGATTTTTTGAGATACACTGAGCTCAACTCCTTGTTTACACCGTTGGCGTGTAAATCTGAAGTTTCAACGGTTTAG